The Verrucomicrobium spinosum DSM 4136 = JCM 18804 genome includes a region encoding these proteins:
- a CDS encoding four helix bundle protein: protein MSTTRRNKNRGYQQLLVWQDAIELYGLAYSAVRGWPFELKKLASQAIASSDSVHRNIAEGYCRRTVREYLQHLNIALGSLGETLSGFIAYSRNGQIERSTFEQLDTLIFRLENRLLKLVGALELKRDANDWTETLVVRAGLVEYNADPDVTHDLELLLEGVME, encoded by the coding sequence ATGAGCACCACCAGACGAAACAAGAATCGTGGATACCAGCAGCTGCTGGTCTGGCAGGATGCTATCGAGCTTTACGGGCTCGCTTACAGCGCTGTTCGCGGGTGGCCTTTTGAGCTGAAAAAGCTCGCCTCACAGGCGATCGCTTCCAGTGATTCCGTCCACCGCAACATCGCCGAAGGATACTGCCGTCGCACCGTGCGTGAGTACCTTCAGCATCTCAACATCGCTCTAGGATCACTTGGTGAAACTCTTTCGGGCTTCATCGCATACTCACGCAATGGTCAGATCGAGCGCTCCACCTTTGAACAACTCGACACCCTGATTTTCCGGCTGGAAAATCGTCTTCTGAAGCTTGTCGGGGCTCTTGAACTGAAGCGCGATGCCAACGATTGGACTGAGACACTCGTCGTCCGCGCAGGCCTTGTTGAGTATAACGCAGATCCCG